A region of Paractinoplanes abujensis DNA encodes the following proteins:
- a CDS encoding phosphatidylglycerol lysyltransferase domain-containing protein yields MLDVVTGIAPPRQGRMATVMEFVPAAGVLTARAGTVVAGLLLIYLGAGLRRGKHRAWQVAVVLSAASIVLHLVKGLDYAAAVVGGVLLVVLLVTRDRFTALADQRNRWRALKALAGFGAAGFGLGFLEIAIRADHLVGAPGVVAWAEEAALGLAGLDGPVVFRHHFAAGLVAYTTGACGLLAAGAALVLLLRPGSRGPQRDGEEHLHELLSRYGGQDSLAYFALRADKSLMWSPDRAAVIAYRVVNGVSLAAGDPIGAESAWPEAIGAWLADAHRHGWTPAVLGCGNAAGKAYRKAGLDVVELGDEAIVETAAFSLTGRPMRGVRQAVNRMRRAGYTCRVARQRDLTETELSDAVRAAELFRDGPVERGFSMALSRLGDPRDADCLLVLGHDAEGRLRGLLQLVPWGDDGLSLDLMRGDRTADNGLTELMVVAVLEAGEALGVRRVSLNFAVLRSVFARADELGAGPVLRLWHRLLRAASRLWQIESLYRANAKYLPVWVPRYLCFPTARDLPRIAVAALTAEAFLPPLRSRGADRVLVS; encoded by the coding sequence GTGCTCGATGTGGTCACCGGGATCGCGCCGCCGCGGCAGGGGCGGATGGCGACCGTGATGGAGTTCGTGCCCGCGGCGGGGGTGCTCACGGCGCGGGCGGGCACGGTGGTGGCCGGGCTGCTGCTGATCTATCTCGGGGCCGGGCTGCGGCGGGGCAAACATCGGGCCTGGCAGGTGGCGGTGGTGCTGAGCGCCGCCTCCATCGTGCTTCACCTGGTGAAGGGGCTGGACTACGCGGCCGCCGTCGTGGGCGGGGTTCTGCTGGTCGTGCTGCTGGTCACGCGGGACAGGTTCACCGCCCTGGCCGACCAGCGCAACCGGTGGCGGGCGCTCAAGGCTCTGGCCGGGTTCGGGGCGGCCGGGTTCGGGCTGGGTTTCCTCGAGATCGCGATCCGCGCCGATCACCTGGTGGGCGCGCCGGGGGTCGTGGCCTGGGCCGAGGAGGCGGCGCTGGGCCTGGCCGGACTGGACGGCCCGGTCGTGTTCCGGCATCACTTCGCGGCCGGGCTGGTGGCGTACACGACGGGGGCGTGCGGACTGCTCGCGGCCGGGGCCGCCCTGGTCCTGCTGCTGCGGCCGGGGTCACGCGGGCCGCAACGCGACGGCGAGGAGCACCTGCACGAGCTTCTTTCCCGGTACGGCGGTCAGGACTCGCTGGCGTACTTCGCGTTGCGGGCCGACAAGTCGTTGATGTGGTCACCGGACCGGGCCGCGGTGATCGCCTATCGGGTCGTCAACGGCGTGAGCCTGGCCGCGGGTGACCCGATCGGCGCGGAGTCGGCGTGGCCGGAGGCGATCGGCGCCTGGCTCGCCGACGCGCACCGTCACGGCTGGACCCCGGCCGTGCTCGGCTGCGGTAACGCGGCCGGGAAGGCGTACCGGAAAGCGGGTCTCGACGTGGTGGAGCTGGGCGACGAGGCGATCGTGGAGACGGCGGCCTTCTCGTTGACCGGCCGGCCGATGCGCGGGGTGCGGCAGGCGGTGAACCGGATGCGGCGGGCCGGTTACACGTGCCGGGTGGCCCGGCAGCGCGATCTGACGGAGACCGAGCTGAGTGACGCGGTGCGGGCGGCCGAGCTTTTCCGTGACGGGCCGGTCGAGCGCGGCTTCTCGATGGCGTTGTCCCGGCTCGGTGATCCGCGCGACGCCGACTGCCTGCTGGTGCTCGGCCACGACGCCGAGGGGCGGCTGCGCGGGTTGTTGCAGCTCGTGCCGTGGGGCGACGACGGCTTGTCGCTCGACCTGATGCGGGGTGACCGCACCGCCGACAACGGACTGACCGAGCTGATGGTGGTGGCCGTTCTGGAGGCGGGAGAAGCTTTGGGCGTACGCCGGGTGTCGCTGAACTTCGCGGTGCTGCGCTCGGTTTTCGCGCGGGCCGACGAGCTGGGCGCCGGTCCGGTGCTGCGGCTGTGGCACCGGCTGCTGCGCGCGGCTTCCCGGCTGTGGCAGATCGAGTCGCTGTATCGCGCCAACGCCAAGTACCTGCCGGTCTGGGTGCCGCGCTACCTGTGCTTCCCGACCGCCCGCGACCTGCCCCGCATCGCCGTGGCCGCGTTGACGGCGGAGGCTTTCCTGCCGCCGCTGCGGTCCCGCGGCGCCGACCGGGTGCTGGTGTCATGA
- a CDS encoding CGNR zinc finger domain-containing protein, which translates to MRDVAYIANLARLAVELVNGDDPSELRQEFFVQHHIAEPDDDKLAELLPALRDAVAAVADSGPIDPINLLLEKYPPVLFVSTHGGDGGPHLHFARNGESPASWLARSCAAALAHVLCGDPDVTVGRCQADGCARFHIDDSRNRSRRFCSNTCASRTTVAAYRARHKSAPQ; encoded by the coding sequence GTGAGAGATGTCGCCTACATTGCCAACCTGGCCAGGTTGGCCGTCGAACTGGTCAACGGCGATGACCCCAGCGAGCTGCGGCAGGAGTTCTTCGTCCAACACCACATCGCCGAACCGGACGATGACAAGCTCGCCGAGCTCCTCCCAGCTCTGCGCGATGCTGTGGCGGCTGTCGCGGACTCAGGTCCGATCGACCCCATCAATCTCCTCTTGGAGAAGTACCCGCCCGTACTTTTTGTGAGTACGCATGGCGGGGACGGCGGTCCGCACCTGCACTTCGCGCGCAACGGAGAAAGCCCCGCCTCCTGGCTTGCCCGCAGCTGCGCCGCCGCGCTCGCCCACGTGCTCTGCGGAGATCCCGACGTCACCGTGGGCCGGTGCCAGGCCGATGGCTGCGCCCGCTTCCACATCGACGACTCCCGCAACCGCAGCCGCCGGTTCTGCTCCAACACCTGCGCCAGTCGCACCACTGTGGCCGCCTACCGCGCCCGCCACAAGTCCGCGCCGCAATGA
- a CDS encoding GNAT family N-acetyltransferase — protein sequence MRGFMGVVNIADVPEKDRFEARDDDGTLLGVITYQLTGNVIAYTHTKVEPDHEHQGIGSDLARAAMEDAQSKGRLVVPICPFLSAWLDEHHDYDQIVARQHRRVK from the coding sequence GTGCGTGGTTTCATGGGGGTCGTGAACATCGCGGACGTGCCCGAGAAGGACCGCTTCGAGGCCAGAGACGACGACGGCACCCTGCTCGGCGTCATCACGTACCAGCTGACCGGCAACGTGATCGCCTACACGCACACCAAGGTCGAACCCGACCACGAACACCAGGGCATCGGCAGCGACCTGGCCCGCGCGGCCATGGAGGACGCACAGTCCAAAGGCCGCCTGGTCGTCCCGATCTGCCCGTTCCTGAGCGCGTGGCTGGACGAACACCACGACTACGACCAGATCGTGGCCCGCCAGCACCGCCGCGTGAAGTAA
- a CDS encoding MSMEG_6728 family protein, with amino-acid sequence MQTFLPYGDFLASARVLDAKRLGKQRVETVQVLRGLVVPGYGWRHHPAVKMWHGYEEALIRYGLDFVDVWTATGRADTTAATLLADYATAGGIRTQEALGKAGELPPWLGDPAVHTSHQSALLRKDPEFYRPFFGPDVPDDLPYVWPASDRPGRISPA; translated from the coding sequence GTGCAGACCTTTCTTCCGTACGGGGACTTTCTCGCCTCGGCCCGGGTGCTCGACGCGAAACGGCTCGGTAAGCAGCGCGTCGAGACGGTGCAGGTCTTGCGGGGGCTGGTGGTGCCGGGGTACGGCTGGCGGCATCACCCGGCGGTGAAGATGTGGCACGGGTACGAGGAGGCGCTGATCCGGTACGGGCTGGACTTCGTCGACGTGTGGACGGCGACGGGGCGGGCCGACACCACCGCCGCCACGCTGCTGGCCGATTACGCCACCGCGGGCGGGATCCGTACGCAGGAAGCCTTGGGCAAGGCCGGCGAGCTGCCGCCGTGGCTGGGCGACCCGGCGGTGCACACCAGTCACCAGTCGGCGCTGCTGCGCAAGGATCCGGAGTTCTACCGGCCCTTCTTCGGCCCGGACGTGCCGGACGACCTCCCGTACGTCTGGCCGGCCTCGGACCGTCCGGGACGTATCTCACCGGCGTGA
- a CDS encoding BTAD domain-containing putative transcriptional regulator produces MEIAVLGPLELRGRAVSGARLGALVILLALEAGRVVSADRLIDGVWGDDPPAAAGNALQALVSRLRRAAPELVVEATPHGYRLVVEPGQVDAHVFVGLVTADPAAALRLWRGDLEFPEAAHAEAVRLEQLRLLALKQRIAGDLGSRDVVPEVEGLLAAHPLDESLVALLMRALRAGGSPGRALAAYESFRTRLADELGADPSPALRELHVDLLRGETRRGNLPAEVSSFVGRESDVSAVRRLVETHRLVTLLGPGGSGKTRLSVEAGGKVPGEVWRVELAPVTDPAEIPQAILTALNLRGHAVLDRPGRSARTGLREALAGRTMLLILDNCEHLIGPVAEVADELLRAAPGLTLLTTSREPLGIAGERLHPVEPLALPPVGAGASTASGFPAVRLLLDRAAGFVLTEENTAAVVRVCRALDGMPLAIELAAARLRTLPVAVLADRLTDRFRLLTGGSRTALPRHQTLRAVVDWSWDLLAEPERRLWRRFALFHGGADLAATELVCGTDVDTLAALVDKSLLVLGLDGRYRMLETIREYGLERLAEAGETEAQRLAVARWLLELAGRADPYLRGPEQLGWLARLAVEHDNLIAAVRAAIEAGDRATAAALVARLGWYWWLSGHRPEGAVLAAAVAGMPGDADREDIALTHTYAAINGLEGGLPVDRVEADFRAAQGLIAVSGARHPALRLIPALSAMFDEAAHPGDGFELIAPLFDDPDPWLRAVAKMFASQLRLNFGHSADVAEAEMREALDGFRAIGERWGIGFALSSLGDMAAAKGDFGQAVSWQREAIALVREVGIREDLPQMEVKLGHQLWLAGEVDEARAALKQAREGAEEIALPEVLASVAYGTATFARMEGDLEEARRCMDRAVEMMRHPGAMPQFQAMAQHTQALIDAAAGELVTARRGHMEAVRTAVESRDSPVIALTLVGLAELELREGHPERAAFLLGASDAVRGSRDLSVPDVERITSEARAALGDAGFETAYRRAAGTTMFTAADLL; encoded by the coding sequence GTGGAGATCGCGGTGCTGGGGCCGTTGGAGCTGCGCGGCCGCGCCGTATCGGGGGCCCGCCTCGGTGCGCTCGTGATCCTGCTCGCCCTCGAGGCGGGACGGGTCGTGTCGGCGGACCGGCTGATCGACGGCGTGTGGGGTGACGATCCCCCGGCCGCGGCGGGCAACGCGCTGCAGGCGCTCGTGTCGCGGCTGCGGCGGGCCGCGCCCGAGCTGGTGGTGGAGGCCACGCCGCACGGTTACCGGCTGGTCGTCGAGCCGGGGCAGGTCGATGCGCACGTCTTCGTGGGGCTGGTGACGGCCGACCCGGCCGCGGCGTTGCGGTTGTGGCGCGGTGACCTGGAGTTCCCGGAGGCGGCCCACGCCGAGGCCGTGCGTCTGGAGCAGCTGCGCCTGCTCGCCCTCAAGCAGCGCATCGCCGGCGATCTGGGGTCGCGCGACGTCGTGCCCGAGGTCGAGGGGTTGCTCGCCGCCCATCCGCTCGACGAGTCGCTGGTCGCGTTGCTGATGCGGGCGTTGCGGGCCGGCGGCAGCCCGGGCCGGGCGCTGGCGGCGTACGAGTCGTTCCGGACCCGTCTGGCCGACGAGCTGGGCGCCGACCCGTCGCCGGCGCTGCGCGAGCTGCACGTCGACCTGCTGCGCGGGGAGACCCGGCGGGGCAACCTGCCCGCTGAGGTGAGCAGCTTCGTGGGCCGCGAGTCGGACGTCTCCGCCGTACGGCGTCTGGTCGAGACCCACCGGCTGGTGACGCTGCTCGGGCCGGGCGGCAGCGGCAAGACACGGCTCTCGGTGGAGGCCGGCGGCAAGGTCCCGGGCGAGGTGTGGCGGGTCGAGCTGGCCCCGGTGACCGATCCGGCGGAGATCCCGCAGGCCATCCTGACCGCCCTCAACCTGCGCGGGCACGCCGTGCTCGACCGGCCGGGCCGCAGCGCGCGCACCGGGCTGCGGGAGGCGCTGGCGGGCCGCACGATGCTGCTGATCCTCGACAACTGTGAGCATCTGATCGGTCCGGTGGCCGAGGTGGCCGACGAGTTGCTGCGGGCCGCGCCGGGGCTGACGCTGCTGACCACGAGCCGCGAACCGCTGGGCATCGCGGGCGAGCGGCTGCATCCGGTCGAGCCGCTGGCTCTCCCGCCGGTGGGTGCGGGCGCGTCGACCGCTTCCGGGTTTCCCGCCGTACGGCTTCTGCTCGATCGCGCCGCCGGTTTTGTGCTCACCGAGGAGAACACGGCGGCCGTCGTCCGGGTGTGCCGCGCGCTGGACGGCATGCCGCTGGCCATCGAACTGGCCGCGGCCCGCCTGCGCACTCTGCCCGTGGCCGTGCTGGCCGATCGCCTGACCGACCGGTTCCGCCTGCTCACCGGGGGCAGCCGCACCGCACTCCCCCGCCATCAGACGCTGCGCGCGGTCGTCGACTGGAGCTGGGATCTGCTGGCCGAGCCGGAGCGGCGGTTGTGGCGGCGGTTCGCGCTGTTCCACGGCGGCGCCGACCTGGCCGCCACCGAGCTGGTCTGCGGCACCGATGTGGACACGCTGGCCGCTCTGGTCGACAAGTCCCTGCTGGTGCTGGGCCTCGACGGGCGTTACCGCATGCTGGAGACCATCCGCGAGTACGGCCTGGAGCGGCTGGCCGAGGCGGGCGAGACCGAGGCGCAGCGGCTGGCCGTGGCGCGCTGGCTGCTCGAACTGGCGGGCCGGGCCGACCCTTACCTGCGCGGCCCCGAGCAGCTGGGGTGGCTGGCCCGGCTGGCCGTGGAGCACGACAATCTGATCGCCGCGGTGCGGGCCGCGATCGAGGCGGGTGACCGGGCCACGGCGGCCGCGCTGGTGGCCCGGCTGGGCTGGTACTGGTGGCTCAGCGGGCACCGGCCGGAAGGTGCGGTGCTGGCGGCCGCGGTGGCCGGGATGCCGGGTGACGCCGACCGCGAGGACATCGCGCTGACCCACACGTACGCGGCGATCAACGGACTGGAAGGCGGGCTGCCGGTCGATCGGGTCGAGGCTGACTTCCGGGCCGCCCAGGGGCTCATCGCGGTCAGCGGGGCCCGGCATCCGGCGTTGCGGCTGATCCCGGCCCTGTCCGCGATGTTCGACGAGGCAGCCCATCCGGGCGACGGGTTCGAGCTGATCGCGCCGCTGTTCGACGACCCCGACCCGTGGCTGCGCGCGGTGGCCAAGATGTTCGCGTCGCAGCTGCGGCTCAACTTCGGGCACAGCGCCGACGTGGCCGAGGCCGAGATGCGGGAGGCCCTCGACGGTTTCCGGGCGATCGGTGAGCGCTGGGGCATCGGGTTCGCGTTGAGCTCGCTGGGCGACATGGCCGCGGCCAAGGGCGATTTCGGGCAGGCGGTCAGCTGGCAGCGGGAGGCGATCGCGCTGGTCCGCGAGGTCGGCATCCGCGAGGACCTGCCGCAGATGGAGGTCAAGCTGGGCCACCAGTTGTGGCTGGCGGGAGAGGTCGACGAGGCGCGGGCCGCGCTCAAGCAGGCGCGGGAGGGGGCAGAGGAGATCGCCCTGCCCGAGGTGCTGGCCTCGGTGGCGTACGGGACGGCGACGTTCGCCCGGATGGAGGGTGATCTGGAGGAGGCCCGCCGCTGCATGGACCGGGCCGTCGAGATGATGCGCCACCCGGGGGCGATGCCGCAGTTCCAGGCGATGGCGCAGCACACGCAGGCGCTGATCGACGCCGCGGCGGGTGAGCTGGTCACGGCCCGGCGTGGCCACATGGAGGCGGTGCGCACCGCGGTCGAGTCGCGGGACTCGCCGGTGATCGCGCTGACCCTGGTCGGGCTGGCCGAACTGGAGCTGCGCGAGGGCCACCCGGAGCGGGCCGCTTTCCTGCTGGGCGCGTCGGACGCCGTACGGGGGTCGCGCGATCTTTCGGTGCCGGACGTCGAGCGCATCACGTCCGAGGCCCGCGCCGCACTGGGCGACGCGGGCTTCGAGACGGCTTATCGGCGGGCGGCCGGGACCACCATGTTCACTGCGGCCGACCTGCTCTGA
- a CDS encoding esterase-like activity of phytase family protein — translation MHKRSAVALIGLAATFVAAPASAHRNDTEFRRLSTFPAYLNSSIDDTAAAEISTVTEDGRTVVYTDSPGRRLGFVDITDPGRPQPGGTLALDGEPTSVAHLGHLLLAGVNTRESFTDPSGKLVVIDDRSRTVVREIDLGGQPDSVAVAPSGRYIAVAIENERDEDVDDGAIPQLPAGYLSVIDTRTWKASKVELTGLAAVAPTDPEPEYVSINARDEAIVSLQENNHLAIVSLKSKKVVEHFPAGQVTVSGVDTEDDDRITLDGTITAKREPDGVAWITDDLFASANEGDYEGGSRGWTIFSRDGKVVWDAGNTLEHIAVEHGLYPDKRSDAKGIEVENVAFATIGRTPYVFVNSERGNFTAVYDVSNPRKPKFQQLLPTTNGPEGVVAVPSRGLVVVSSEEELPDENIRGSVQIYGIGHGRFPSIVSTGTIPFGTLSALSAVPGKRSQLVSVTDSAYTPTRILTIDTAQRPAEIHKQLTVTKDGKPVGYDAEGIVARKSGGYWLASEAPDLIVRLDDKGRVQQEIALPADIAAAVTSNGFEGVTEVGSSVWVAVQRPLKTDPQNVVRIGKLDLRTGSWSWLLYPLDAAPVGWTGLSEIVAVDGNTFAVIERDNQRGPRASIKRVYTFDVPATWSGTPAVRKKLVKDLLPLLKADNGWVQDKVEGLAVAGDGQTYAVTDNDAIDDATGETVFLRLGRIL, via the coding sequence ATGCACAAACGCTCGGCTGTCGCCCTGATCGGCCTGGCCGCGACCTTCGTGGCCGCGCCCGCCTCGGCCCATCGGAACGACACAGAATTCCGCAGGCTGTCCACGTTCCCGGCCTATTTGAACTCGTCGATCGACGACACGGCCGCCGCCGAGATCTCCACGGTCACCGAGGACGGCCGTACGGTCGTCTACACCGACAGCCCGGGCCGGCGCCTCGGTTTCGTCGACATCACCGACCCCGGCCGGCCCCAGCCGGGCGGCACGCTCGCGCTCGACGGCGAACCGACCTCGGTGGCGCACCTGGGTCACCTGCTCCTGGCCGGCGTCAACACCCGCGAGAGCTTCACCGACCCGTCAGGCAAGCTGGTCGTGATCGACGACCGCAGCCGTACGGTGGTGCGCGAGATCGACCTGGGAGGCCAGCCCGACTCGGTGGCGGTGGCGCCGAGCGGCCGCTACATCGCGGTGGCGATCGAGAACGAGCGCGACGAGGACGTCGACGACGGCGCGATCCCGCAGCTCCCGGCCGGCTACCTGTCGGTGATCGACACCCGGACCTGGAAGGCGTCGAAGGTCGAGCTCACCGGTCTGGCCGCGGTCGCGCCGACCGACCCCGAACCCGAGTACGTCAGCATCAACGCACGCGACGAGGCGATCGTCAGCCTGCAGGAGAACAACCACCTCGCGATCGTCTCGCTGAAGTCGAAGAAGGTCGTCGAGCACTTCCCGGCCGGGCAGGTGACCGTGTCCGGGGTGGACACCGAGGACGACGACCGCATCACCCTGGACGGCACGATCACCGCCAAGCGGGAGCCGGACGGCGTCGCCTGGATCACCGACGACCTGTTCGCGTCGGCCAACGAGGGCGACTACGAAGGCGGCTCGCGCGGCTGGACGATCTTCTCGCGCGACGGGAAGGTCGTCTGGGACGCCGGCAACACGCTCGAGCACATCGCCGTCGAGCACGGCCTCTACCCCGACAAGCGCTCCGACGCCAAGGGCATCGAGGTCGAGAACGTCGCCTTCGCCACGATCGGCCGTACGCCGTACGTCTTCGTCAACTCCGAGCGTGGCAACTTCACCGCGGTGTACGACGTGTCGAACCCCCGGAAGCCGAAATTCCAGCAGCTGCTGCCCACGACCAACGGGCCCGAGGGCGTGGTCGCGGTGCCGTCGCGCGGGCTCGTCGTGGTCTCCAGCGAGGAGGAGCTCCCGGACGAGAACATCCGCGGCTCGGTGCAGATCTACGGCATCGGCCACGGCCGGTTCCCGTCGATCGTCTCCACCGGCACGATCCCGTTCGGCACGTTGTCGGCCCTGTCGGCGGTGCCCGGCAAGCGTTCACAGCTCGTCTCGGTGACCGATTCGGCCTACACGCCCACCCGGATCCTGACGATCGACACCGCGCAACGCCCGGCCGAGATCCACAAGCAGCTGACTGTCACGAAGGACGGCAAGCCGGTCGGTTACGACGCCGAAGGCATCGTGGCCCGCAAGTCCGGCGGCTACTGGCTGGCCAGTGAGGCGCCGGATCTGATCGTTCGACTCGATGACAAGGGCCGGGTCCAGCAGGAGATCGCACTGCCGGCCGACATCGCCGCCGCCGTCACCAGCAACGGTTTCGAGGGCGTCACCGAGGTCGGCTCGAGCGTGTGGGTCGCCGTCCAGCGCCCGCTCAAGACCGACCCGCAGAACGTCGTACGGATCGGGAAGCTCGACCTGAGGACCGGCTCCTGGTCGTGGCTGCTCTACCCGCTCGACGCGGCCCCGGTCGGCTGGACCGGCCTGTCCGAGATCGTCGCGGTCGACGGCAACACGTTCGCCGTGATCGAGCGGGACAACCAGCGCGGCCCACGGGCGTCGATCAAGCGGGTCTACACGTTCGACGTCCCGGCCACCTGGTCCGGCACCCCGGCCGTACGGAAGAAGCTCGTCAAGGACCTGCTGCCGCTGCTCAAGGCCGACAACGGCTGGGTGCAGGACAAGGTCGAGGGCCTGGCCGTCGCCGGTGACGGGCAGACGTACGCCGTCACCGACAACGACGCGATCGACGACGCCACCGGCGAGACGGTCTTCCTGCGCCTGGGCCGGATCCTCTGA
- a CDS encoding glycosyltransferase 87 family protein — translation MKRKSGLLAAAGLITLLIVYLAQTRNGYFDSKVYYGAIQYWFRGDGGMVYDWLRPGTPYGFTYPPFAGLVMSPMALLPFGAVVVIAIIATVLTTALLTWWFTRDLIRRRQWTVWFAYGIAVCLAISFEPVRETITFGQVNTLLLTLVAGDLLFGLSRNRKWAGAGIGLATAIKLTPGIFIVYLLVTRRWRAAATASGTAAGATLLAAAIFPDESREFWTSALWDTNRVGVLSFLSNQSERGFLARLPIAQVESKVWLACVLLTLAFWAWRVSREPDDIMGGLALTGIVGCLISPVTWIHHCVWLLPAIVRCVEADRKALGISAYLLMTSRLTWLWERRPRPPLELIGGNLYVWFSLALLIWTPIGTRRSTEVHAEDKILT, via the coding sequence ATGAAGCGAAAATCAGGTCTGCTGGCCGCCGCCGGGCTGATCACGTTGCTGATCGTCTATCTGGCCCAGACGCGTAACGGCTACTTCGACTCCAAGGTCTATTACGGGGCGATCCAGTACTGGTTCCGCGGCGACGGCGGCATGGTCTACGACTGGCTGCGTCCCGGCACCCCGTACGGGTTCACCTATCCGCCTTTCGCCGGCCTGGTCATGTCCCCGATGGCGTTGCTGCCGTTCGGAGCCGTCGTGGTCATCGCGATCATCGCCACGGTGCTGACCACCGCGCTGCTGACGTGGTGGTTCACGCGGGATCTGATCCGGCGCCGGCAGTGGACGGTCTGGTTCGCGTACGGGATCGCGGTGTGTCTGGCCATCTCGTTCGAGCCGGTCCGCGAGACCATCACGTTCGGCCAGGTCAACACGCTGCTGCTCACGCTTGTGGCGGGGGACCTGCTGTTCGGCTTGTCGCGGAACCGTAAATGGGCCGGTGCCGGCATCGGGCTGGCCACCGCGATCAAGCTGACGCCCGGCATCTTCATCGTCTATCTGCTGGTGACCCGGCGCTGGCGGGCCGCCGCGACGGCGAGTGGCACGGCGGCCGGGGCCACCCTGCTCGCCGCCGCCATCTTCCCGGACGAGTCCCGCGAGTTCTGGACGTCGGCGTTGTGGGACACCAACCGCGTGGGCGTGCTGTCCTTCTTGTCCAACCAGTCGGAGCGCGGCTTCCTGGCCCGGCTGCCCATCGCGCAGGTCGAGTCGAAGGTGTGGCTGGCCTGTGTGCTGCTCACGCTGGCGTTCTGGGCGTGGCGCGTCAGCCGGGAGCCGGACGACATCATGGGCGGGCTGGCGCTGACCGGCATCGTCGGCTGCCTGATCAGCCCGGTGACGTGGATCCACCACTGTGTCTGGCTGCTGCCGGCCATCGTGCGGTGCGTCGAGGCCGACCGCAAGGCGCTGGGCATCAGCGCCTACCTGCTCATGACCAGCCGCCTGACCTGGCTGTGGGAGAGACGCCCGCGTCCCCCGCTGGAGCTCATCGGCGGCAACCTCTATGTCTGGTTCAGCCTGGCCCTGCTGATCTGGACACCCATCGGCACGCGTCGTTCAACGGAAGTCCATGCGGAGGACAAGATCCTCACGTAG
- the mptB gene encoding polyprenol phosphomannose-dependent alpha 1,6 mannosyltransferase MptB, with protein MPRPAVVRYGGLAGSLALAAAAWLGGATDPWQPTITPGTIFAGDNGVLLPLAWLAGTGLLIAAWVAGVRSAPTARWAYVTAVLWMLPLLAFLPLGSYDAYSYACQGWQQSAGLDPYGGGVDVLGCPWADAVAPTWRDAPAPYGPLFLVLAGVAAQTGSLTVTLAGLRVIALLGIALIAVALPTLARRGGVPPGRAVWLVLACPLVPIHLVSGAHNDALMVGLVAAGLALAIRANPAGSAASAGFAASADSATSAGRGAGAVADSGETIRATGRRADLAGWAAGLLLGLAIAVKATALVVVPFALLLMIERYPQFRGASPGPVDSREVSSAQRRKFGPRPWWLGPVIRVVAGALVGLAAASLVSGRGFGWVTALSGSGKSVQWTSPPTAVGMAIGLFGPDAVPVTRVLGIVALAFVLVVLWWKARDNNPLRYAGYALAATVLLAPVFHPWYALWPLAILAATLHTHLNWLVVPCAVVSALCLPDGYNLALAVKTQGAVAMTVFLVWIVVHEAKIRSAGRRRADHVADRLSGPDA; from the coding sequence CTTAGCCGGCAGCCTGGCCCTCGCGGCCGCGGCCTGGCTGGGCGGCGCGACCGATCCGTGGCAGCCGACGATCACCCCCGGCACGATCTTCGCGGGCGACAACGGCGTCCTGCTGCCCCTGGCCTGGCTGGCCGGCACGGGGCTGCTGATCGCGGCGTGGGTGGCCGGCGTCCGCTCCGCCCCGACGGCGCGCTGGGCCTACGTCACGGCCGTCCTGTGGATGCTGCCGCTGCTCGCGTTCCTGCCGCTGGGCAGCTACGACGCGTACTCGTACGCCTGCCAGGGCTGGCAGCAGAGTGCGGGCCTGGACCCGTACGGGGGCGGTGTCGACGTGCTGGGTTGTCCCTGGGCCGACGCCGTGGCCCCGACGTGGCGCGATGCCCCGGCCCCCTACGGCCCGCTGTTCCTGGTGCTGGCGGGGGTCGCGGCCCAGACCGGCAGCCTCACCGTGACCCTGGCCGGCCTGCGGGTCATCGCCCTGCTCGGCATCGCCCTGATCGCTGTGGCCCTGCCCACGCTGGCCCGCCGCGGTGGCGTGCCGCCGGGGCGCGCGGTGTGGCTCGTGCTGGCCTGCCCCCTGGTCCCGATCCACCTGGTGTCGGGCGCCCACAACGACGCCCTCATGGTCGGGCTGGTGGCGGCGGGGCTCGCCCTGGCCATCCGCGCCAACCCCGCCGGTTCCGCGGCGTCTGCCGGTTTCGCGGCGTCTGCCGACTCCGCGACGTCCGCCGGCCGTGGCGCGGGAGCCGTCGCTGATTCCGGCGAGACGATCCGTGCGACAGGCCGCCGTGCCGATCTCGCGGGCTGGGCCGCCGGCCTCCTGCTGGGCCTGGCGATCGCTGTGAAGGCAACTGCCCTGGTCGTGGTGCCTTTCGCGCTCCTGCTGATGATCGAACGTTATCCACAGTTCCGGGGTGCCTCGCCCGGGCCTGTGGACAGCCGGGAGGTCTCGTCGGCCCAGCGGCGTAAGTTCGGGCCACGCCCCTGGTGGCTCGGCCCGGTGATCCGGGTCGTCGCCGGCGCGCTGGTCGGGCTGGCGGCGGCGAGTCTGGTCAGCGGCCGCGGCTTCGGCTGGGTGACCGCCCTGAGCGGCAGCGGTAAGTCGGTGCAGTGGACGTCGCCGCCGACGGCGGTCGGCATGGCCATCGGTCTGTTCGGGCCGGATGCCGTGCCGGTGACGCGCGTGCTCGGCATCGTGGCGCTCGCCTTCGTCCTGGTCGTGCTGTGGTGGAAGGCCCGCGACAACAACCCGCTCCGGTACGCCGGTTACGCGCTCGCCGCCACCGTTCTGCTCGCGCCGGTTTTTCACCCGTGGTACGCCTTGTGGCCGCTCGCGATCCTGGCCGCCACCCTGCACACGCACCTGAACTGGCTGGTCGTGCCGTGCGCGGTGGTGTCCGCCCTGTGCCTGCCGGACGGCTACAACCTGGCCTTGGCCGTGAAGACGCAGGGCGCGGTCGCGATGACGGTTTTCCTAGTCTGGATAGTGGTGCATGAAGCGAAAATCAGGTCTGCTGGCCGCCGCCGGGCTGATCACGTTGCTGATCGTCTATCTGGCCCAGACGCGTAA